One window of the Devosia sp. 2618 genome contains the following:
- the purS gene encoding phosphoribosylformylglycinamidine synthase subunit PurS, with protein sequence MKARVTVTLKAGVLDPQGQAIEGSLKSLGFDGVASVRQGKVFDLTLDGTDETAARSALNSMCEKLLANTVIENYSVEITL encoded by the coding sequence ATGAAAGCGCGCGTAACCGTCACCCTCAAGGCCGGCGTCCTCGATCCCCAGGGTCAGGCTATCGAAGGCTCGCTCAAGAGCCTCGGCTTCGATGGTGTTGCATCGGTGCGACAGGGTAAGGTCTTTGACCTTACCCTCGACGGAACTGACGAGACAGCTGCACGTTCTGCCCTTAACAGCATGTGCGAGAAGCTGCTGGCCAATACTGTGATCGAAAACTACTCGGTCGAAATCACTCTTTAA